A part of Candidatus Eremiobacteraceae bacterium genomic DNA contains:
- the rlmB gene encoding 23S rRNA (guanosine(2251)-2'-O)-methyltransferase RlmB: MRRPEARAARRPVRGLDADREYVFGVHSVSEAIAAGEPLLRLTVGRRRAADKDIAVLLQTAAARGIRVDIEDEAAFRRYGDAHHQHIVALAPPFGYTEWAAVRAAVRADENALVVALDHIEDPQNVGAILRNAECAGATAAVLPDRRSALVTAGVRRAAAGAASHLPIARVPNIVRAFADLKEDGCWVVGTATAPQAVPYTAVDYTGRCVLVVGAEAKGLSHLALQRCDILAKIPMKGKIASLNASSAAAVVLFEAVRQRAAKALVTTSTSGQTPVNP, encoded by the coding sequence GTGCGCCGGCCTGAGGCCCGCGCAGCACGTCGACCGGTTCGTGGCCTCGACGCAGATCGCGAATATGTCTTCGGGGTGCACTCGGTCTCAGAAGCGATCGCAGCCGGCGAGCCGCTGTTGCGCCTCACCGTCGGCCGGCGGCGCGCGGCGGATAAGGACATCGCAGTTCTCTTGCAGACCGCAGCGGCACGCGGCATCCGCGTGGACATCGAAGACGAGGCTGCGTTTCGACGCTACGGCGATGCGCATCACCAGCACATCGTCGCCCTGGCGCCGCCGTTTGGATACACCGAGTGGGCCGCGGTGAGAGCGGCGGTTCGCGCAGACGAAAATGCGCTGGTCGTCGCGCTCGACCACATCGAAGATCCACAAAACGTCGGCGCGATCTTGCGCAACGCCGAATGCGCCGGCGCGACGGCAGCGGTCCTACCGGACCGGAGATCGGCATTGGTGACCGCCGGCGTTCGCAGGGCCGCTGCTGGAGCGGCATCACATCTACCGATAGCGCGTGTCCCGAACATAGTACGCGCATTTGCCGACTTGAAAGAGGATGGGTGCTGGGTCGTGGGCACGGCGACCGCGCCGCAGGCGGTTCCATATACTGCTGTCGACTACACCGGACGTTGCGTTTTGGTGGTGGGCGCGGAGGCCAAAGGCCTATCGCATCTAGCTTTGCAGCGTTGTGATATTCTCGCCAAAATACCCATGAAAGGCAAGATCGCATCGTTAAATGCGTCGTCGGCGGCTGCAGTTGTGCTTTTTGAGGCGGTCCGGCAGAGGGCGGCGAAGGCGCTTGTGACGACCAGTACAAGCGGTCAAACCCCCGTCAATCCTTGA